Part of the Deinococcus reticulitermitis genome is shown below.
CCTGACCGGTCAAGACTCCGGATGATGCCGACCAGCACGCGCAGGTATGTCAGGACCTCGGTACGTTCAACTTTCCCTTTGACACCAGGGATCGTGCGGGCAGAGGTATTGGGGTCGGCCATAAGCCAGCCGACTACTGTCCGCTTGAGCTCGTAGTCGCCCGTGATATGAGCGCGAGCGTACGCACTGAGCGCAGCGGCAAAGGCAGGCTTCTCCCGCGCGACTTCACCGAGAAGTTCGTTCATTCGGACTGTAACCGCTTCACGCAGGGCATTCTCGTCGTCTTCATCAATGCCCCGCACCTCAACGGCGTACTCCTCTGCACGTTCGATCCAGCGGTCCAGCAGAGCTGGCAGAGCGCCTCCATCGGTGCCGCGCATTCTGAGATTCTGCATGATCCCCTGATACAGACGCTCAAGCGCGGCGAGGGAACTACCGTCCCGGTTGAGGGTGACTTTGCTGACCACGAAATTCGCGTCCCAGGCATCCTCTGCCAGGCGGGAGACTACGAAGGTCTTGCCACTGCCGTAGGCGCCACGAATTCCCTTGATTCGGCTACGGCCGCCTTTGACAGCGTGGAGGTCCTCGCGGAGAACTTCAAATTCCTTTTCCAGGCCTACCGCGTAGTGATGAAGTCCCCGGTCAGGCACGGTGCCTGTACGGAGGGCTGAAATGATGATGTCTGCATCCTGCTGGGAAAGGGGCAAAAAACTCACTCCTTGTGCCGGTAACGGGCCGGCAACGTGTTCATGTCGAGTGCAATGGAGTTAAATCCGGCGGCCAACAGGGCGTCGACATACCGTTTGAAGGCGTTCAGGTCACTCCGTTTGAGTCCTTCCTTGCGCCGCAGTTCGTCCAGATCCTGTTCGCTCATGTCCTTCTGCTTCACGACGGCGTTTAGGAAGGGAAGAATATTGTCGGATGGCGTGGGGGCCCCGGCAGGCGTCTGCCAAGCGCTCTGAGGAGCCAGGGGCTGAGACGAGGCCAGCGTGGTCGCGACCGTTAACTCAGCGCCACTGGCGTCCCGCACCCGCAAGGTCCAGTGTTTGCTGGCAACGGGCGCCGTGAACATGACAGGGAGAGGCATGTTGGGCTGTAAGGTCACTTCCCCTGTTGCGCTGGAAGGCGTGAACAGGACGGCAGCGTCTCCGGCCGGATTCTGACATTCCAGGCGTACGGTGAGGGTCGCCGTTTCCGAGTTGAACAGGCCCGATTCATGTGTCCAGAGCACATGACCGCTGAGAAAGGTTGTGCCTGGCAGGAGCTGAAGCCCAGCGCTCAGGGTGCCCGGGGTCTTCTGGCGCTTGGCGATGAACCTGGGTTCCTTGGCCTCCCGGCTGATGGTGATCAGCGGTACGACCCGTTCCTGGAGACTGGGTCCGCCGTGGGTGTACCGGGTGTTGCCTGTGGTTTTGAAGAGTGCCCGGCCTGGCGGGAAGGCCAGAGTGAGCGCGGCGGCCTGTTCCCCATGCAGGTCTGCACCGGAGGCCGGCACACTGATGACCCCCGCCGGC
Proteins encoded:
- a CDS encoding BREX system ATP-binding domain-containing protein; translated protein: MPLSQQDADIIISALRTGTVPDRGLHHYAVGLEKEFEVLREDLHAVKGGRSRIKGIRGAYGSGKTFVVSRLAEDAWDANFVVSKVTLNRDGSSLAALERLYQGIMQNLRMRGTDGGALPALLDRWIERAEEYAVEVRGIDEDDENALREAVTVRMNELLGEVAREKPAFAAALSAYARAHITGDYELKRTVVGWLMADPNTSARTIPGVKGKVERTEVLTYLRVLVGIIRSLDRSGLVVILDELDEMRKLPSDGRAKAWANLRDLADQVGNGFPGLYLVLAGTPEVYSGMRGFKDLPPLAQRFEDSTLDTSHPNLRGPQLPLPRFGEAQLEQVMARLRDIWEVATGLSSRLDPNFGPYLARGWARKLGDMAPRIAIREYVSVLDRVRDYPDFDPYSSYQFTVPAADLRDEEKDVSVAEEDVF